The following nucleotide sequence is from Caldicellulosiruptor saccharolyticus DSM 8903.
TTTTCTTCCTTAGATGAAATTTTGTTGTACGGCTCAGACATTATAAATAATTATGGCTCGGTTTCTAAAATATATTCGTTGAAAAAAGGTAAAGATAAAAATGGGCAAGAGTACATTGAAATCACAAGTGTCTATACAGATTCTTTTTACGTTTTTGTAGATGAAGAAGAAAGTTCTGGCACCTTTAATTTTACACGTATTTATCTTAGCAAAAACAAGAAGTATAACTACATTTATAGACTCACAATCAGCATGGACTTAAACTTTTATACCGAGCATAAAAATCTTCTGTATAAAATAGCTGATTCATTTGAACTTCAGTTTGATTCAAAAAACCCTAATATAAAGGATTTAGCAGACAACGTAACAAGCTGGAGAGTTCATAAAAATACAAGTTATGGCTGGCAGATTGACCTGCCACCTTATTGGAAATCAACTGACATTTATAACCTTGAATATAACTCATCAACCCAGTCTTTTGCCCCACTTTATACAGATGAAGAAATGGGGTTAAATACTCAAAAACAGCAAGATGTAGTTACAACGCCACCACAAGGTGAGCAGCAAGAGTATGACGAATATCTCTCTGTCAGTTTTGTTGCTAATTCAAATGTAAGTTTTGACAAGTGGGTTGAACTTGAGATGAAAAACGTTGAGCTTTATAACAAATCTCTTTGCAAGATAATTTCTTCTAAAACTTTAAATATAAATGGTGCAAAAGCCAAACTCTTTGAGCTCAATATAAGAAAGAGCCTCCAGAAAAATTTCGTTGAAAAAAGAATGTATGTGGACTTCAATAACAACAAATATTTTGTAAAGCTTTATGTCAAAGAGGACAAATATAACAAAGACAAACAAAAATATGATAGGATTATAAACTCATTCAAACCAATACCAGCAAAAAGCAAATACCTTGATTCTATACTTTGGACGGGTGATTTAAAACCACAAAGCACTTCTAAAACTGTAAAGCTCAGCAAAGCACCATTTGAAATGAATATATCTAAAGATTATAAAACAAATATTCCATACTATTATTACAGTTATTACACTCAAGTAATAAATGCAACTGCTCTTCCAATTTCTCAGGGAATATCAGATGTCGAAACAATCACACTTTACAATACACCATATTCAACTTTAACAATAAACGGTGGCATTAATCTCGATCCAGCTGAGAAAATTATAAAAAATGCTATGCAAGCTTGGGTTGAAAGCAATGAATATAAAAGTAAAACAGTTGATATGAGCCTTCAAAAGTACTCAACTGGTGAACTTACAATTTACAAGTTCACTTATGTATACAACCTAAGCAAACTACCAAACTTAGCAAAAGGAAATCCTAATCGAGACTTTAACTTCTTAAGTCTTCAAAACAGGGTAATATACATGATAAAGTACAAGCAGTACTACTATACTATTGATTTATCTGTGCCTGTTCTTTATTGGAATAATATTACTTTAGACAATTTTGTAAAGTCGATAAATACAATCAAGATTGACAAAGTAAACTTCTCTAAACTGAATATGAAATTTGTCAATGAAGATTTAGAAAAGTTTAAGAAAAAAAACAATGAATAAAAATTTAAAAGGGCTGCACGGCATTTAAAAAAGCAGCAGCCCTTTTAACTTTCTTATCTCACTATGTACACTCTTGTTCTTACTGATTTTGGGCAAGCTTTAAGGTTCTTATTTCAACTTCTTGGTCCTTTAACCAATCCTTTATTGCCTCTTGCTCTTTGGTGACTTTTTCAAATTTCTTATTTGTTTCATCTTTGAATATTAAAACCTCCGTCCTAAACTCTGTTAAGAATGCAACCTGGTCATATACTGCATTCATTCTTCTGTTAAGCTCTTTCACATTATCTTTGAGTTCTCCTACTTCATTTTCTAATCTTGTGACCCTCATTTCAAGATTATCTAATCTTTGCTCTACTCTATCCAATCTTTGCTCTACCATATCAAGTCTTTGTTCCACTCTATCCAGCTTTTGCTCTAAGCTATCTAATCTCTTTTCTAACTGGTCAAATCGTTTTTCCATGGTATCAAGTCGTTTTTCCACACTATCAAGTCGTTTTTCCACACTATCAAGTCGTTTTTCCACGCTATCAAGTCGTTTTTCCATGCTATCTATCCGTTTCCCCATACCTTCGAGTTGCTTTTCAATATTTTCAAGTCTTTTCCCCACGTTTTCAAACGAGGCATTTAAACTCTGTAAAGAAGATACTACAAGTTCTAAAACATTGTTATCACTCATCTTTGTTCTGCACTCCTTATAAATTGTGGAACTTTTTTCTTAATTTTATCATACTTGAATATAAAAATAAAGATAAGTTTTAATCTTCCCATTGTAGAGTTTCCTATTTTTGTCTGCCTTCTTGCCAAACGCCTTTTCAAACTTATCATAGCCAGATAAAATAAAAAATCTCCAGCCACTAAAATCTCTTAGACATTTTCCAAAATCCCTATAAAGATTAAAAATGTCACTATTATCTATCCTCTCTCCATAAGGTGGATTTGTAATAATTATGCCTTTGTCCGAAGATTTTTTGATTTTTCTGCCATCTGCTTTAAAGAATCTTATATCCTTTTCAACCCCTGCAGCTTTTGCATTAGTCTTTGCAATATAAATCATCTTTTCATCTATGTCAGAAGCTAAAATATTAAATTTACTGTTATAATCAATTTTTCCAATAACCTCAAGTCTTGCCTTGTTCCATAAATCTTGAGACACAAAACCATTTTGCTCAGCTAAGAATGTCCTATTCAAACCAGGTGCAATATTTTTAGCAATCATAGCTGCCTCAATAGGAATTGTTCCCGAACCACAAAAGGGATCCCATAAAACCTCCTGTTGAGGTCTCCACCTGCTCAAAATTACCAATGTCGCTGCTATATTTTCTTTTAAAGGCGCAAGTGACTGAAGTTTTCTGTATCCTCTTTTGTGAAGAGATTCACCTGTTGTATCAAAAAGTACATATGCTGTATCATTCAAAAGAGCAATTTCAATCTTATAGAGATTCCCTGTCTCCTCAAACCATGATACACTGTACTTTTTCTTTAACTTTTCAATTATAGCCTTCTTTGTTATAGACTGACAGCTGCTTATACTAAAAAGCTTGGACTTTTCAGACCTGCCTGTTATAAGGATATTAGCATCCTTGGGAAGAATTTCTTGCCACTCAAAATCATAAATGCCACTAAAAAGCTCATCAAACGTCTCTGCTTTAAATTTTTTAAGTATGGCAAAAACCCTATTTGCAGTCCTAAGATTTATATTAAGCCTTGGAATATCCTCTATATCTCCTTGAACAAATATCCTTCCATTTTCAACTTTTAAATCTTTATATCCTAATCTTACCAATTCCTCTTTTGTTACAGATTCAACACCAAAGGCAGTCGCTATAAAAAGCTCCATCACTTTTGCTCATCCAATCTTGTTTTTTCTTTTATTCTTTCTAATACAGTTCTATATCCATCTGCTCCATAATTTAAACATCTATTTACTCTGCTTATTGTAGCAGGAGAAGCCCCTGTTTTTTGGGTTATCTCACTGTACTTAGCACCTTCAAATAAAAGCTTTGCAACTTCAAATCGTTGCGAAAGTTCCTGAATCTCTTTTACAGTACACAAATCTTCAAAAAAGTTATAACATTCTTCTATTGTCTTAAGTTCCAGTATGGCTTCAAAAAGATGGTCGGTCATCTCGTTTTTCAGTTTTTGATTCATACCCTTTTGCACCTCTTCGAGGTTATTCTCTTTAAAATTATATCACTTTAAACAGCTGAAGTAAACTTTGTTTGACACCAGCATAAAAAAAGTGAGGATTTATTCCTCACTTTTGGTAATAGTCTTTGATTTTTCAATCTCACACTCATCACAAAAATGAATTCTCTGTTCAAATACAAGAGAAAGTATCTCTAAAATATCCTGAGAAAGATTGGCGCTGCAATGTCTGTGAAAGATAATTTGCTGGGGAGAAAGAGATATTAATCTGCTGAGCAATATATCATCTTTGCTAAGATTTAACTTCAAATTTTTTGATAACATTTCAAAAAACTCATTTTTTACCTCTTTAAGTTCTTTGTCATATAGAATATACGCTTTTTCATCAGGAACTATGTGGACTAAATCTATTTTTGTATTTTGGAGATCTAAAAAGTATTTCAATAAGTTTATAAACTGGATATATTCTCTTTCTAAAAAGTACTTGCTTGCTGCATCTTCAATGATATTGTTTATAACCTTAAGATATTCTTTTAACCTAAATGTTAAAAAGCCTTCAAAATTAAATTCAAAGTTGTTATCAAGAAAGTCTAAAACCTTTTTAATAATCTCATATCTAATATTCGAAAATCCGCTGCTTTCAATTATTTCATTCATTTTTTTTCTACTTTCAAGCAAAATCTTTTCTTTTTCTATACCATCTAAAAAGTAGTAGTTTTCCTCTACTAATTTACAAATCAGCTTTTCTTTTGTATAGTCAATTATCACATTGCACAGAGCTGCAGCAATGAAATATTTTATTCTTTCATATGTGTATAAATCAAGGTTTCTCTTTATCTCCTCATCATTCAAAAATATCCCATAAAAAGTTATTTCTCCACTCTGCCCTTGTTCTATTGAGAGCCCTTTTATATTTTCTAATTCATCAAATTGTTTTTTTAATCTACTATATACAAAGAAAGGTTCTTCTGCCACTCCCAAACTCAATATTTGCATCCTTTTCACATCCCTGAATAATATTCTTTGAGTAAAGGGACTATAATAAATATACCCTCAAAAATTCTTTTTAAGTATGCTCTTTTTGTTACTGCTGACACAAAGGAATGATCGAACCTATATCTGAAAGCTCAAAGCCTTCTACACACAAGCATTCAATTTTATATTTATTTAGAAATTCTTTAATCTTGCTATAATCTGGATGCTTTGATATATCACCATTGAAAATTAAAACATCTTTGTCAATTAATCCTCCACAACCACCAATAAATCCATAATTTAGACCCTCTAATTTTATAAATCCGGGTACTATCAAAAGTGCATCTATGTTATTTTCAAGAGCTTTTTTGTAAATTTTCTTGTCTGAGGTTATAATCGCCCTTTCGTTTATAATTAATATCGAACACTTTGAATATCCTTGGTTTACATGTATTTTCCTTAAGTTATCTTTTTCAATGTACTTTAAAATAATTTTATCAGTAAATCTGAAATTGTGAAAGACGAAGTTACCAATCCTTGCTAAATTATAGCCAATGTCCCCAGGATACTTTTTAGATACATTCCTCTCACCAAATATTATATTGAATCCCAATTTACAAAGTTCGTCTGTAGTTTTCTTTGGTGAGTTGGGAGCGGCAAATATTAGATTATCTTCATAGTGAAAATAAAATATGTCTGGATGAGAAGAAATGGCATTATATACATCATTTGATTCTTCGCAAAAAATTGCTTCAATCTTTAAATCTTCTAAGATATAGACTGTCTTATCATAAGCTCTTTTATCAATCAAAACATGGGTAACTTTTTTACTTGGCAAATAAGGAAATTTTAGATATCTCAAGTTCTCATCTTCCCAATAAATTTATTCTTATAAAGGGGCACAATTAATACTATAGCAATTACAGCTGACAATATCCCTTGCAACAAATTAAACGGAAGATTTACAAGCGCCGTTTTAAATCCAAACTGCAGGTCCCTATTAACATTTAATGCTGATGACACATATTTTAACACAAAAGCTTCTGACAAAAAATAACCAAATGCCATCCAAATACCACTGAGTACGGTTGCTACAATAAAACCAAGATTTGGTTTTTTACCTTTTTCTAACTTTTCAAATATAAGACCACATATGTACCCTTCCAATCCTTTAATGAGAAATGTAAATGGAGCATAGACTAAATAACCAGAAGCTATATCTGAAAGAGCAGAACCAAAAGAACCCGATAAAAACCCTACTCCCTTGCCAAACAAAATAGATGCAAGCATAATAATAACATCACCGATATTAAAGTAGCCTGTTAGCAACGGTATTTTAATTGTAAAGGTTAACACAAAAACAGCTGCTATCAATATTCCTGAAAATATCCAAAACTTCGTTTTCTTGTCCATAATCTCACCTCAAATTAACAATTTTTCTACAATAATTTTACATTATAAAAAGTAAAAATCAAAATATCGGTTGCCAATTGCATCGATACAATATACAAAACAAAAAGTCCTACACCGCTTTTAGTTTGCGATGTAGGAGCTATCTCTTTTACATTATCTCAATTATATCTCTAATTATTTTTATAAACTTTTCTTCAACTGCCTTTGATACTTCAATTACCTCTTCATGAGAAAGCTTTTTGTCTAAGATTCCAGCAGCCATGTTTGTTATACACGAAATACCAAAAACCCTAATTCCCATCTGTCTTGCAGCAATGACCTCTGGAACAGTTGACATGCCAACTGCATCAGCACCCAGTATTTTGAGCATTCTTATCTCTGAAGGGGTCTCATACGAAGGCCCCTTTAAAAACGCATACACTCCTTCTTTATAGTCAACTCCATTTTTCTTGTAAACATCCTTTGCCTTCTCAATTGTCTCTTTGTCATATGCATATGTCATGTCAAAAAATCTTTCACCAAAATACTGAGCATCCTCACCAATTGCTGGATTTTCACCAGAAAGATTGATATGGTCTTTTATTACCATTAAATCTCCAGGTGATAAAAATTGTGAT
It contains:
- a CDS encoding LA_3659 family protein; the protein is MSDNNVLELVVSSLQSLNASFENVGKRLENIEKQLEGMGKRIDSMEKRLDSVEKRLDSVEKRLDSVEKRLDTMEKRFDQLEKRLDSLEQKLDRVEQRLDMVEQRLDRVEQRLDNLEMRVTRLENEVGELKDNVKELNRRMNAVYDQVAFLTEFRTEVLIFKDETNKKFEKVTKEQEAIKDWLKDQEVEIRTLKLAQNQ
- a CDS encoding THUMP domain-containing class I SAM-dependent RNA methyltransferase, which gives rise to MMELFIATAFGVESVTKEELVRLGYKDLKVENGRIFVQGDIEDIPRLNINLRTANRVFAILKKFKAETFDELFSGIYDFEWQEILPKDANILITGRSEKSKLFSISSCQSITKKAIIEKLKKKYSVSWFEETGNLYKIEIALLNDTAYVLFDTTGESLHKRGYRKLQSLAPLKENIAATLVILSRWRPQQEVLWDPFCGSGTIPIEAAMIAKNIAPGLNRTFLAEQNGFVSQDLWNKARLEVIGKIDYNSKFNILASDIDEKMIYIAKTNAKAAGVEKDIRFFKADGRKIKKSSDKGIIITNPPYGERIDNSDIFNLYRDFGKCLRDFSGWRFFILSGYDKFEKAFGKKADKNRKLYNGKIKTYLYFYIQV
- a CDS encoding YerC/YecD family TrpR-related protein, with amino-acid sequence MNQKLKNEMTDHLFEAILELKTIEECYNFFEDLCTVKEIQELSQRFEVAKLLFEGAKYSEITQKTGASPATISRVNRCLNYGADGYRTVLERIKEKTRLDEQK
- the ytxC gene encoding putative sporulation protein YtxC, translating into MQILSLGVAEEPFFVYSRLKKQFDELENIKGLSIEQGQSGEITFYGIFLNDEEIKRNLDLYTYERIKYFIAAALCNVIIDYTKEKLICKLVEENYYFLDGIEKEKILLESRKKMNEIIESSGFSNIRYEIIKKVLDFLDNNFEFNFEGFLTFRLKEYLKVINNIIEDAASKYFLEREYIQFINLLKYFLDLQNTKIDLVHIVPDEKAYILYDKELKEVKNEFFEMLSKNLKLNLSKDDILLSRLISLSPQQIIFHRHCSANLSQDILEILSLVFEQRIHFCDECEIEKSKTITKSEE
- a CDS encoding DUF6873 family GME fold protein, whose product is MRYLKFPYLPSKKVTHVLIDKRAYDKTVYILEDLKIEAIFCEESNDVYNAISSHPDIFYFHYEDNLIFAAPNSPKKTTDELCKLGFNIIFGERNVSKKYPGDIGYNLARIGNFVFHNFRFTDKIILKYIEKDNLRKIHVNQGYSKCSILIINERAIITSDKKIYKKALENNIDALLIVPGFIKLEGLNYGFIGGCGGLIDKDVLIFNGDISKHPDYSKIKEFLNKYKIECLCVEGFELSDIGSIIPLCQQ
- a CDS encoding ECF transporter S component, producing MDKKTKFWIFSGILIAAVFVLTFTIKIPLLTGYFNIGDVIIMLASILFGKGVGFLSGSFGSALSDIASGYLVYAPFTFLIKGLEGYICGLIFEKLEKGKKPNLGFIVATVLSGIWMAFGYFLSEAFVLKYVSSALNVNRDLQFGFKTALVNLPFNLLQGILSAVIAIVLIVPLYKNKFIGKMRT
- a CDS encoding purine-nucleoside phosphorylase gives rise to the protein MYYQKVKDAAEFIQRHLPQIPEIAIILGSGLGEFAETIEDKIVLKYSDIPHFPVSTVKGHKGNLIFGNVKGRKVLAFQGRFHLYEGYKVEEVVFGVRVAGLLGVKNLIVTNAAGGISQFLSPGDLMVIKDHINLSGENPAIGEDAQYFGERFFDMTYAYDKETIEKAKDVYKKNGVDYKEGVYAFLKGPSYETPSEIRMLKILGADAVGMSTVPEVIAARQMGIRVFGISCITNMAAGILDKKLSHEEVIEVSKAVEEKFIKIIRDIIEIM